From the Lathyrus oleraceus cultivar Zhongwan6 chromosome 4, CAAS_Psat_ZW6_1.0, whole genome shotgun sequence genome, one window contains:
- the LOC127074194 gene encoding probable glycosyltransferase At5g25310 → MKNVFLLSVLILMRELSWRFFGHKIDRRKLLLLAAVFTVTGFLFQFFVHGYANVSSFTKSTVQSNEFLEGEVIQQVRLTLPPTSFNESVQSVSVEHDSVVDIQSQRKKNRNLTNTTVTAPLSPSGRVPLGKQTDIRLLPPTEALVYAKEEIDHAPFVNEDPNLYAPLFKNISVFKRSYELMETILKVYIYRDGARPVFHNPHLKGIYASEGWFMKLMEGNNQFVTKDPERAHLFYLPYSVHQMALALYVPESHNMKPLSIFLRDYVNKIAAKYPFWNRTHGSDHFLVACHDWGPYTVAEHKELAGNTIKALCNADASEGIFIAGRDVSLPETTIRAPRRPHRYLGGNRVSLRPILAFFAGGMHGRVRPTLLKYWGGEQDEDMKIYKHLPLRISKKMTYIQHMKSSKYCLCPMGFEVNSPRIVEAIYYECVPVIIADNFVLPLSEFLDWSAFSVVVAEKDIPRLKEILMSIPTRKYVAMQNNVKMVQKHFLWNPKPMRYDLFHMILHSIWFNKLNQI, encoded by the exons ATGAAGAATGTTTTTCTCCTATCTGTTTTGATTCTAATGAGGGAGTTATCGTGGCGATTTTTTGGGCACAAGATTGATCGGAGAAAGCTGCTTCTTCTTGCCGCCGTTTTTACCGTAACTGGATTTCTGTTTCAGTTTTTTGTTCATGGTTATGCAAACGTTTCATCGTTCACCAAAAGTACTGTACAGTCGAATGAGTTTCTTGAAGGGGAGGTAATTCAGCAGGTTCGCCTCACTCTTCCGCCTACTTCGTTTAACGAGTCTGTTCAATCAGTATCAGTTGAGCATGACAGTGTTGTAGATATTCAATCACAACGAAAGAAGAACAGAAATCTTACTAATACCACCGTTACCGCGCCGTTATCGCCTAGTGGCCGTGTTCCTTTGGGTAAGCAG ACGGACATTAGGTTGTTGCCACCTACTGAGGCGCTTGTGTATGCAAAGGAAGAGATTGATCATGCTCCTTTTGTGAATGAAGATCCTAATCTTTATGCTCCTTTATTTAAGAACATTTCTGTTTTCAAAAG GAGCTATGAATTGATGGAAACAATACTTAAAGTTTATATATATCGTGATGGGGCAAGGCCTGTTTTTCACAACCCTCACCTTAAGGGAATCTATGCTTCTGAAGGATGGTTTATGAAGTTAATGGAGGGAAATAATCAATTTGTTACCAAGGATCCTGAGAGGGCGCACTTATTTTATCTCCCATACAGTGTACACCAAATGGCGTTGGCACTCTATGTGCCTGAGTCACATAATATGAAACCATTGTCAATCTTTCTTAGGGACTATGTAAACAAGATTGCTGCAAAATACCCCTTCTGGAATCGCACTCATGGGTCAGACCATTTCCTTGTTGCTTGCCATGATTGG GGTCCTTACACTGTGGCTGAACATAAAGAACTAGCCGGAAACACCATAAAAGCTCTATGTAATGCTGATGCGTCTGAAGGAATCTTCAttgcaggaagagatgtttccCTTCCAGAAACTACCATAAGAGCACCAAGAAGACCTCATAGATATCTTGGTGGGAATAGGGTATCATTACGTCCAATCCTTGCATTCTTTGCTGGAGGCATGCACGGTAGAGTGCGTCCCACTCTTCTTAAGTACTGGGGTGGTGAACAAGATGAAGACATGAAAATCTACAAGCATCTACCTTTGAGAATCTCCAAAAAGATGACTTATATTCAACACATGAAATCAAGTAAATATTGTTTGTGTCCAATGGGCTTTGAAGTTAATAGCCCTAGGATAGTTGAAGCCATATATTATGAATGTGTTCCCGTGATCATTGCAGATAATTTTGTTCTTCCACTTAGTGAATTTCTCGACTGGAGTGCTTTTTCAGTGGTGGTGGCCGAAAAGGATATTCCGAGGCTAAAGGAAATTTTGATGTCCATCCCTACGAGGAAATATGTTGCAATGCAAAATAATGTGAAGATGGTACAGAAACATTTTCTTTGGAACCCAAAACCAATGAGATATGATCTGTTTCACATGATTTTACATTCAATATGGTTCAACAAGCTAAACCAGATTTGA
- the LOC127074195 gene encoding transcription factor MYB114, giving the protein MAPCRKDGPTKKTMNRGAWTPEEDQKLAHCIQTHGAKKWKTVSTKSGLNRCGKSCRLRWLNYLRPNIKRGNISDEEEDLILRLHKLLGNRWSLIAGRLPGRTDNEIKNYWNSHLCKKASHVEEKPETSTTQETIVQDNIIGGSVMLENKDSISGSVDSDVIFDVNEFLDFSNDVSYEFDWVNKLLEFEQIQFPENTNI; this is encoded by the exons ATGGCACCCTGCAGAAAAGATGGACCAACTAAGAAAACAATGAATAGAGGAGCATGGACCCCAGAGGAAGATCAAAAGCTAGCTCATTGCATTCAAACTCATGGTGCCAAGAAATGGAAAACTGTTTCAACCAAATCAG GTTTGAATAGGTGTGGAAAGAGTTGCAGGTTAAGATGGTTGAACTATCTTAGACCCAATATCAAGAGAGGCAACATTTCAGATGAAGAAGAGGATTTGATTCTTAGGCTTCACAAACTTCTAGGAAACAG GTGGTCTTTGATAGCTGGGAGGCTTCCGGGACGAACCGACAATGAAATTAAGAACTATTGGAATTCTCATTTGTGCAAAAAAGCCAGTCATGTTGAAGAAAAACCAGAAACTTCCACAACACAAGAAACTATAGTTCAAGACAATATTATTGGGGGTAGTGTTATGTTAGAGAATAAAGATTCAATTAGTGGAAGTGTCGATTCAGATGTTATCTTTGATGTGAATGAATTCTTAGACTTTTCCAATGATGTATCGTATGAGTTTGATTGGGTGAATAAACTCTTGGAATTCGAGCAGATTCAGTTTCCTGAGAACACAAATATCTGA
- the LOC127074193 gene encoding uncharacterized protein LOC127074193 yields MAAPFFSTPFQPYVYQSQQDAIIPFQILGGEAQVVQIMLKPQEKIIAKPGSMCFMSGSVEMENAYLPENEVGIWQWLFGKTISNIVVRNSGPSDGFVGIAAPYFARILPIDLAMFNGEILCQPDAFLCSVNDVKVSNIVDQRGRNVVAGAEAFLRQKLSGQGLAFILGGGSVVQKNLEVGEALAVDVSCIVAVTSTVDIQIKYNGPARRTMFGGDNAVTALLTGPGIVFIQSLPFPRFSQRIARAVTSPNMRENPKFFVQIALFFFLAYVVIVSSLILTDV; encoded by the exons ATGGCTGCGCCATTTTTCTCAACGCCTTTTCAGCCTTATGTTTATCAG AGTCAGCAAGATGCAATAATCCCTTTTCAGATTTTAGGGGGTGAAGCTCAGGTGGTTCAG ATAATGTTGAAGCCACAAGAAAAAATCATCGCAAAGCCTG GTTCCATGTGTTTTATGTCTGGATCAGTTGAAATGGAAAATGCATACCTTCCAGAAAATGAAGTAGGCATATGGCAGTGGTTGTTTGGCAAAACTATATCTAACATTGTTGTTCGTAATTCTGGACCAAGTGATGGGTTTGTTGGAATTGCTGCGCCTTATTTTGCTAGAATTCTCCCG ATTGATTTGGCAATGTTTAATGGAGAGATCCTGTGTCAG CCTGATGCATTTTTGTGCTCGGTCAATGACGTGAAGGTCAGCAACATAGTTGATCAAAGGGGGCGTAATGTTGTTGCTGGGGCTGAG GCATTTTTGAGGCAGAAGTTATCCGGCCAAGGGCTTGCATTCATACTAGGGGGTGGATCCG TTGTACAGAAAAATCTTGAAGTTGGTGAAGCTCTAGCTGTTGATGTTTCTTGCATTGTTGCTGTGACGAGTACAGTCGATATCCAAATAAAATATAATGGTCCTGCAAGAAGGACAATGTTTGGA GGCGACAATGCGGTAACAGCTCTTCTAACTGGACCGGGCATTGTGTTCATACAAAGTTTACCCTTTCCTCGTTTCTCTCAGCGAATTGCTAG GGCGGTGACATCACCTAACATGAGGGAAAATCCAAAGTTTTTCGTACAGATCGCCCTTTTCTTTTTCCTGGCATATGTTGTCATTGTATCTTCATTAATATTGACAGATGTATGA